TGATAATTAGTGCAGAAGGGTGAAGGAAATCGTCCCCCTCGCGTTTATAGTTGAAGCCTACTGCGTCAGTCAGACGTTTAATCTCTGCAGCTTTCCCTGTTAGAAATCTCCAACCTTCATCGGGGAAGGGTCTTCCAATTGCCTTGAGGTAATCTCTCTTTACCCTTACGGCATCCTCAGGTGTTTCGGAATCGTTAAAACTTATGGTTATAACGGAGAAGTCATCAAGCGGTTTGAGGCGCGTATTCTCTAACAACCTTGCAGTAGCCTCAAGTACAGTTGGACACAGGTTTATACAATTGTAATAGGCAAGAATAATTACAGTTGGACCTTTTATTAGTTCGGTCAATTTTACTGATCTGCCATCTTCTTCAATCAGGGAAATATCGAGGGGAATATTCCCCCCCGGTTTTTCATCTATACCGATTTGTTTTGTATCAACATCATGATGGCTGTCTGCTCTGTTATAAACTTCAGAAAGGGCGGTCTCACTTAGGGAAAGAAGCATTATCGGTATTAACAGCAGATAAACTCCCATGTCTATTTACCAATACCTCTCAATTGCCCGCGTCTTAAAGCCAAGCTATTACCTAAATAGTCTACTAGCGTCTCCCACCTGTTGTCAAGGTTCAGGATTAATATTTTAATTACCTCCGGCGGATCGTTAAGTGTCCGGGATGTGCTTATGATTGCAATTAGTTATTTGCAATCCTCACTGTTTTATGATTAAAATAGCGGCAAAAATTAATAATAAAGTGGATATGATAGCCGGGAAACTAATATCTCAACTTCATGGTCATCATCTGTTTTTGACACCATATCAGAAGGTTATTAACATCTGAAAACACAAAGGGCAAATTTTGTATAGATCTGTCAGAAGCGATCTATTAAAGGTATTCACAAGCCGTAATATCTCTGTATTATTGTTTCTTGGATTTTCTTCAGGACTGCCGCTTGTCTTGACATCGGGCACATTGCAGGCATGGATGGCTGTTGCAGGTGTTGATCTTCGTTCAATCGGTATTTTCTCTCTAATCGGGCTTCCCTACACATTGAAGTTTCTGTGGGCACCTTTCATGGACAGGTATGTTCCGCCCCTTTTGGGAAGACGCAGGGGATGGATAATACTGACTCAATTGGGCATAAGCATTGGTGTGGTTCTAATGGGCCTCGGGTCACCAAAGGAAGAACTGCTCTACTTCGGTGTTATTGCCATGATGGTTGCCTTTTTTTCTGCATCACAGGATATTGTCAGTGATGCATACCGGACTGACGTACTTATAGAACAGGAACGTGGATTAGGGGCCGCAGTGTTTGTTACCGGTTACCGCATTGCAATGCTTGTCGGCGGGGCAGTGGCGCTGGTTTTTTCCGACCAGATTGGGTGGAGAAATACATATCTGCTTATGGCAGGGCTGATGTTCATAGGGATTGCTGCTGCATTTTTCGGGAATGAACCTGACAACAATATCGTTCCGCCCAGGACACTTAAGGAGGCAGTAGGGGGGCCTCTTACAGACTTCTTTTCCCGCAAAGGCGCCATTGTGATGCTGATCCTGATAGTGCTTTATAAGTTGTGTGATGCCTATGCCGGAACAATGACGACACCCTTCCTCATCAGAGGCATGGGATTTACTGCAACCGATGTCGGCACCATAAACAAGGGGTTGGGGCTTCTCTCTGTAATATTTGGCGCTATGGCAGGCGGTACTCTGATGGTTCGGCTCGGCCTTTTCCGCTCACTCCTGATCTTCGGGATATTGCAGGCATTGTCTAATTTCTCATTTATGGCACTTGCATTGTATGGGAAGAGTTATGGAATGCTGATATTTGCCGTTGCCTTTGAGAACTTCAGCGGCGGGATGGGGACAGCCTCGTTTATTGCCCTGCTCATGGCACTTTGTAATCACAGATACAGTGCTACTCAATATGCACTCCTGTCATCCCTGTCTGCACTCGGCAGAATCTTTCTGGCCCCAACATCCGGTTATCTGGTAGAGTCAGTTGGCTGGGCAAATTTCTTTATCATTACAGCCTTATTCGCCATCCCCGGATTGTGGCTATTATGTAGATACCGGGATATAAT
Above is a genomic segment from Nitrospirota bacterium containing:
- a CDS encoding SCO family protein, coding for MGVYLLLIPIMLLSLSETALSEVYNRADSHHDVDTKQIGIDEKPGGNIPLDISLIEEDGRSVKLTELIKGPTVIILAYYNCINLCPTVLEATARLLENTRLKPLDDFSVITISFNDSETPEDAVRVKRDYLKAIGRPFPDEGWRFLTGKAAEIKRLTDAVGFNYKREGDDFLHPSALIIISGDGHITRYLYGQSFLPFDFEMAITEAAAGKSGPSIRKAILLCFSYDPVGRRYVFNTLKVTGIVVLTSALAMLVLVTRKRKT
- a CDS encoding MFS transporter; this translates as MLYRSVRSDLLKVFTSRNISVLLFLGFSSGLPLVLTSGTLQAWMAVAGVDLRSIGIFSLIGLPYTLKFLWAPFMDRYVPPLLGRRRGWIILTQLGISIGVVLMGLGSPKEELLYFGVIAMMVAFFSASQDIVSDAYRTDVLIEQERGLGAAVFVTGYRIAMLVGGAVALVFSDQIGWRNTYLLMAGLMFIGIAAAFFGNEPDNNIVPPRTLKEAVGGPLTDFFSRKGAIVMLILIVLYKLCDAYAGTMTTPFLIRGMGFTATDVGTINKGLGLLSVIFGAMAGGTLMVRLGLFRSLLIFGILQALSNFSFMALALYGKSYGMLIFAVAFENFSGGMGTASFIALLMALCNHRYSATQYALLSSLSALGRIFLAPTSGYLVESVGWANFFIITALFAIPGLWLLCRYRDIITDMRQTTVSNE